The following proteins come from a genomic window of Blattabacterium cuenoti:
- the glnS gene encoding glutamine--tRNA ligase: MKSHLHFIEKIIEEDIKNGFPIKKIKFRFPPEPNGFLHIGHIKAICLNFELSQKYKSSINLRFDDTNPIGENKNFIDSIKEDILFLGFHWDHESYASDYFPQLYKWAIKLIKENKAYVDDQSQNIIQFQRKNPFEIGIDSNYRNRSIEENLFLFEKMKNGFFEEGSCVLRAKINMSSSNMNMRDPIMYRILRKKHHRTRYQWCIYPTYDWTHGLCDYIEQISHSLCSLEFENRRPLYNWYLDQIYIDNKEKIRPKQIEFSRLNLSHTITSKRKIQYLIEKKVIQSWDDPRILTISGLRRKGYTSVALKNFIHQIGITKRNNIIDISFLEFWGRKHLNKIAYRVMVVLHPIQLIIDNYAEDTTEWVEVENNPENSNFGNRKIPFSKFLYIEKDDFLEKEKKNFFRLCIGKEVRLKNAYIIKANSVIKNNKGKIKKIHCTYDPKSQYEKKTKIEEKGRVKSTLHWVSIKHSFPININLYNPLFLKKNPDIDFYKNINPKSKYKIIGYAEPSLKKAKKGEHFQFQRIGYFYVDSKIKNDQIIFNKTVSIKNKWKKNEK, encoded by the coding sequence ATAAAGTCACATCTACATTTTATTGAAAAAATTATAGAGGAAGATATAAAAAACGGATTTCCTATAAAAAAAATAAAATTTCGTTTTCCTCCTGAGCCTAATGGTTTTCTTCATATTGGACATATAAAAGCTATATGTTTGAATTTTGAGTTAAGTCAAAAATATAAATCTTCAATCAATTTAAGATTTGATGACACTAATCCTATAGGAGAAAATAAAAATTTTATAGATTCTATAAAAGAAGATATTCTTTTTTTAGGATTTCATTGGGACCATGAAAGTTATGCTTCAGATTATTTTCCTCAACTTTATAAATGGGCAATAAAATTAATTAAAGAAAACAAAGCTTATGTAGATGATCAATCTCAAAATATAATCCAATTTCAAAGAAAAAATCCTTTTGAAATAGGGATTGACAGCAATTATAGAAATAGATCTATAGAAGAAAACCTGTTTCTTTTCGAAAAAATGAAAAACGGATTTTTTGAAGAAGGATCTTGTGTTTTAAGAGCTAAAATTAATATGAGTTCTTCAAATATGAATATGCGAGATCCAATTATGTATAGAATTTTACGAAAAAAACATCATAGAACTAGATACCAATGGTGTATTTATCCTACTTATGATTGGACACATGGATTATGTGATTATATAGAACAAATATCTCATTCTTTATGTTCCTTGGAATTTGAAAATAGACGTCCATTATATAACTGGTATTTAGATCAAATTTATATTGATAATAAAGAAAAAATCAGACCTAAACAAATAGAATTTTCAAGATTAAATTTAAGTCATACTATAACTAGTAAAAGAAAAATTCAATATTTAATTGAAAAAAAAGTTATTCAATCTTGGGATGATCCACGTATCTTAACAATATCTGGATTAAGAAGAAAAGGATATACTTCTGTTGCTTTAAAAAATTTTATTCATCAAATAGGGATTACTAAAAGAAATAATATCATAGATATATCTTTTCTTGAATTTTGGGGAAGAAAACATTTAAACAAAATAGCTTACAGAGTTATGGTAGTATTACATCCAATTCAATTAATTATTGACAATTATGCAGAAGATACTACTGAATGGGTTGAAGTAGAAAATAATCCAGAAAATTCTAATTTTGGAAATAGAAAAATTCCTTTTTCCAAATTTCTATATATAGAAAAAGATGATTTTTTGGAAAAAGAAAAAAAAAATTTTTTTCGTCTTTGTATTGGAAAAGAAGTAAGACTTAAAAATGCTTATATCATAAAAGCAAATTCTGTAATAAAAAATAATAAAGGAAAAATAAAAAAAATACATTGTACTTATGATCCTAAAAGTCAATATGAAAAAAAAACTAAAATTGAAGAAAAAGGAAGAGTAAAAAGCACTTTACACTGGGTATCTATAAAACACTCTTTTCCTATAAATATAAATTTATATAACCCTCTTTTTTTAAAGAAAAATCCAGATATAGATTTTTATAAAAATATTAATCCTAAATCAAAATATAAAATTATAGGTTATGCAGAACCTTCCTTAAAAAAAGCAAAAAAAGGAGAACATTTTCAATTTCAAAGAATTGGATATTTTTATGTGGATAGTAAAATTAAAAATGATCAAATCATTTTCAATAAAACGGTATCTATAAAAAACAAATGGAAAAAAAATGAAAAATAA
- a CDS encoding bifunctional folylpolyglutamate synthase/dihydrofolate synthase, with product MNYTETVQWIFKRLPIYQKTGLKSYKPGLNRIQNFCSHLGNPQNYFPSIHVGGTNGKGSTVHMLSSILQEEKYKIGIFTSPHLIDFRERITYNGVLIEKGFIVNFVNENKKFLEKEKVSFFEMNTALAFQYFKEKKVDIAIIEVGMGGRLDSTNLIIPKISIITNISLDHTETLGNNQFKIALEKAGIIKKNVSVIIGRKISKKVRFLFLQEALKKNSPIYFSVKTKKDFQYKMPFKADYQNFNRSLVLKTISILHYRKNIIVSNQSIKKGLENVIKNTNFKGRWHILQEKNPKIICDIAHNEEGIYMISNQLKKESYEKLHLVLGFVKEKKVDQLLKYFPIESFYYFCQPSIDRKYSVHDLSILVSNIFKNHEKIKFFSSVKKAFLFAKSKANKNDLILISGSTFVVSEILLYYKNFFLHLSKQGN from the coding sequence TTGAATTATACAGAAACAGTTCAATGGATTTTTAAACGTCTTCCAATCTATCAGAAAACAGGATTGAAATCATATAAACCTGGTTTAAATAGAATACAAAATTTTTGTTCTCATTTAGGAAATCCCCAAAATTATTTTCCAAGTATACATGTGGGAGGAACAAATGGAAAAGGATCTACAGTACATATGTTGTCTTCTATTTTACAAGAAGAAAAATATAAAATAGGAATATTTACTTCTCCTCATTTAATAGATTTTAGAGAAAGAATAACCTATAACGGTGTTTTGATAGAAAAAGGTTTTATTGTAAATTTTGTAAATGAAAATAAAAAATTTCTAGAAAAAGAAAAAGTTTCATTTTTTGAAATGAACACAGCTTTAGCTTTTCAATATTTTAAAGAAAAAAAAGTAGATATAGCAATTATTGAAGTAGGGATGGGGGGAAGATTGGATTCTACTAATTTGATAATTCCAAAAATATCTATAATTACAAATATTAGTCTAGATCACACAGAAACACTTGGAAATAATCAATTTAAAATTGCTTTGGAAAAAGCTGGAATTATAAAAAAAAACGTATCAGTAATAATAGGAAGAAAAATATCGAAAAAAGTTAGATTTCTTTTTCTTCAAGAAGCCCTAAAAAAAAATTCCCCCATTTATTTTTCCGTAAAAACTAAAAAAGATTTTCAATATAAAATGCCTTTTAAAGCTGATTATCAAAATTTTAATCGAAGTCTTGTATTAAAAACTATAAGTATTTTACATTACAGAAAAAATATCATAGTATCTAATCAATCAATAAAAAAAGGATTGGAAAATGTAATAAAAAATACTAATTTCAAAGGTAGATGGCATATTTTACAAGAAAAAAATCCAAAAATTATTTGTGATATAGCTCATAATGAAGAAGGTATATATATGATTAGTAATCAATTAAAAAAAGAATCATATGAAAAATTACATTTAGTTTTGGGTTTTGTAAAAGAAAAAAAAGTAGATCAATTGTTAAAATATTTTCCTATTGAATCTTTTTATTATTTTTGTCAACCTTCTATAGATAGAAAATATTCTGTACATGATTTGTCAATATTAGTCAGTAATATATTTAAAAATCATGAAAAAATAAAATTTTTTTCTTCTGTAAAGAAGGCTTTTTTATTTGCTAAAAGTAAAGCTAATAAAAATGATTTGATTTTAATAAGTGGAAGTACGTTTGTTGTATCCGAAATCTTGTTATATTATAAAAATTTTTTCTTACATTTGAGTAAACAGGGCAATTAG